AAAAAGTGTGTAATTTAAGAAAAGCAAAACTAGTAGATAAATTAAGTGCATTAGAACTATATCGATATTCGATATTTTTTAGAAATTACATTGAAAATGTAGCAGAAGACTGTCTCAAGAACGGACTTGTTCTTGAGAGTACTGGTCGCAATGTTAGTGAGGCGAAACTTTCTAGATTAAAGGTGCAACTTAAGAATGCGCTTTTAAATTGTATTATAAGCTACCGTTTTCATGGAATTGAATATGTTTTAGTAAAAACTAAAGACACACTACTAGACCTTAAAGAACCCGTCAATTAGAGCTACCTATTGGATTTGAACACTTTGATCATGAATCTACAGCGCCTTTAATAACTAGGAGTTAGCTATTTTAAAAGAAAAGTTATTCTCATTTTGAGAAAAGGAGTTAAAAAGTGATTGAAAATGAAGAAAAAGAAGACTTGCAAGTACAAGTTAAAGAAAAACAGCAAGTTAAATCTGATACCAAGGTTATAAGTTTTGGGGAATATGAAGAGTATATTCGCCTTAAAGAACAAGCAAATAATGTAAAACCTAAAGAGATAAATCGTGATTTAAGTATAAATTAGCGAATAACAAAAGAATTTGCATCAAAGTATGAATCTTATAGAAAAGAAAGAAAGTACAAAAAAAGAAAATAGAATTATAATATCACTTGGCGTGTAGTGATATTATAATTCTATTTATATTTATTCATTAAATTCTTTAAGATTTTGTATTATTTCGTCAATTTCTTTTTGTACATTAATTGTATAGCTAAGCACTTTTATAACTTTCTCAAGATGTTCAATTTCGTCTTCATTTTCATTAATAATAAGTTCTTTACCTTTTCTATACTTTAAGTAGCTTTTAAGTACTTGATAACTCCCAATTTCGTATTCATATACTTCTTTAGCTACATTAGTAAAACAACATGTTGAATTATAGTAAAGTTCTTTTGTATCTTCTTTATAAGTAATTTTCTCTACAATGCGATTATAATCTCCAGTGTGATTACCAATACTATTGTTGAGCTTTAAATTATCTTTTAATAAATGAGAATTAATGAGTTTAGTTCCAAGCTTACTAAGCTTTAAAAATGTATCTACATTATCTACAAATATAATTTTAGGAAAATCTATTTTTAAAAACTCAATAAATCGAGTTCGATAAATATTTGAATAAAGAATTGAGTAAATATATCCAAGTATTTCTTCTGGAGTAAACTCTTTACTATACTTATTTTTAATAAAATCTTTAAAAGTAGTATTAAAATTTTTCTTTTTTATACTTTCAAATGCACCTCTATCCTCTTTTATATAAAGTGGAAAAAAATATGATTTGCTGCAAATACAATCTCTGTTAACAATAACAGAAGCAATCAAAGCATGACAAAAACTACTTGTTGATAAAAGTCTTGTTGTAATAATCCCTATGTTATCCTTAACTTCTAAAATATGTTTCATTGTTTTATAAATAGGTCTTGCTACAATTCCTTTACTTTTAGAATAATAAATAAATCTATTATCAAAAGGTTTGTAAGTTATTTGCTTCACATAACTTGGATCAATATTTGTAGATTTTAGAAACTCTTGTACTTTTGTTAAATTCCAATTTTCAGTATCTTTTTCTATGCCGTATTTATTTCTTGCATCTTGTTCTGATAAATTTACTAAATTTTTAAGCTTATCTAAAAGCTCTTTTTTTGTATAGTCAATCGCTATATTATCTTTAGCGGTCGATGCACCAATACTAAATTCAATAAAAATATTTTTTAAAGAAATACCTTCGCTATAAATATTCTCAACATTTAAATCTTTTTTAACAAAAAAATAATTAGGTTCTTTATATTCTAACTTTTTAAAATTAGTAGTAAAGATATTGTTATTATCTAAAAATTCATATTTTTCTTTCCTTTTGCCTTTTATGCTACTGTAGTAAACATTTGCTAATTTATTCTTTTTTGACTCATTTTTATGTTTAATAAAAATACTAATCGCAACACCAGTTTGAATATCAAATACATTTTGGTCTGAACTGCCATCATCGGTCTTTTCTTTTTTTCTTGAGTCTCCATGTAAATTAAGAATATAAATTTCGTCAAATGTATTTAAAAGATGAAATCTCATTCCTCTGAATGTTACGTTATCAAGGTATCCATTATTTGTAATAATCCCAATAAGTCCCTCATTAGAATCTTCAATATTATTCTCTGCAAATCTAATAAACTTAACATAATCATCATTAAGTGATGATATTGTTTTTTCATTTAGAGGCTCATTTTTTATTTCTTTATATTTTTTTATTAAATCAAGTATATATTTATTATTATTTTTTGACCCTGCATTATAAGGAGGATTGCCAAGTATTACCAATATTTTACTTTCTTTAATTTTATTGGCTTCTTTAGTCTCTTTTGTAATATCTTTTAAAAAAGCTAAAGGTAAATATTTTTGATCTACCTGTTTTTTAAAATCAATTGTATTAGTTAAATACACTTTAAGTCTTGAATCTTTACTACTAAAATCAACTTCGCAAATTTCTTTTAAATATTGACTTAATTTAAGATGTGCTACAGCATAAGGTGCCATTAAGTATTCAAAACCATATAAGTTTTTAAGTATATGTAGATTAATATAGTCTTTTTGTCTACCAGATTCCTTTGGAATTTCTTTTAATATTATCGTGCGAATAACTTCAAGTAAAAATGTACCAGTCCCTGTTGCAAAGTCTAGTACTGTAACTTTGTCTTTATTTGCAAAACCTTTATCTAAGTTAAATTCTCCTTTAAGTATTTCATTTAAACTGCTAACAATAAAATTAACAATTGAACTAGGAGTATAGTAAACCCCTTTTGCTTTTCTTAAATTAGCATCGTACTTAGCAAGAAAATCTTCATAAAAATAAAGGTATGGATCTTTTGAATTTTCTTTATTACTGGTAAATGAAAATTCATTAAAAATAAGTTCTGTATCAATATTATTTACTATGCTTATAATACTTTCTAAAATCCATTTTAAGCAATCAAATTCACTATCTTTATGAATATCTTTAATTAGTTTTATAATATTTTGTATTAATGAAAAATTAGTAGGTATAAAGCTTTCTATATTGCTAAAATCAATTTCTGTATTACTTTTATTATTAAGACGAGCAATGAATAGCCCATAAGTAATAGTTTGTGCAATTGAATCTGAAAATTCAGAAATACTAAAATCATTACTATAAACACTTTCTTTAAGTATTCTACAAGTTGATACTAAGGTATTAAGTTCTCCTAGTTTTTCTTCATCAATATTTAAATCTAATTTTTCCTCATTTACTTTTAAGTTTGATTCTATCTCTTCTTTTAGGGATCTAGTTTTACTTGCAAGCAAAGTAGCTAATATTTTAACACTTTTAATTTTTTCAAAATGAGAATTAAAGAATTCATCTAGTATATTTATAACTTTAGTTAATTTATTTCTATCAAGCTTAATATTCTTACTATTTAATTCTTCTTTAGTGAGTAAAACTTCTCTTAATTTAACTTCCCTATCTTTAATCCAAATAAACTCAATATAATTTGTAAGAAGTATATTTCGTGTTATATTTTTATATTTTCCAATTTGGGAACTTTTAAGTGTTTCGTTTAGATTTTGCTCAACTTTCTTAACTTCAACACAACCTATTATTCCATTATTAATATTATTAATAACCACATAATCAGGTGATCCAAAGCCCTCTTTGCTTCGCCTTGGCTCATGCTGAATAGCAATACTTGAATTTTGATTAATTTTATTAAAATCATTAAGTAGATTTTCTAAATGAGTTCTGTTAGAATGCTCTGTTTTTTCTTCTAATTTTGTACTTCTTAGATTAGCTATATATTCTTTTGCTTTTTTGAATAGAGACTCATTATTATTCATTTTTATAAGGATAAAAGATATATAATTTAATATCAACTAAACTATATATTTGAAAAAACTATTTTTGTTCTTAGTATATAACAAAAATAAAACTTTCTAAGTTTCGATATATTGCTTTCATGTCAAAATTTAATTTTTCAAATTTTTTTGAATTTTTAGTTTTAATATTATTACTATTGCTACTATCTATAGTAAATTCTTTATTATTTTTTTTATTGTCTAATAATACGATTTTTTTCATTAAACATACTAAAAGAGCTTTTAATAATATTCTTAAATATTTACTATTTATATCACTTGAATCATTTGTAGTTTGCCTTTTAAGCTGTTTAAATACATTAAATGCATGTTGGCGCAAGTTCAATGCTTGCATATTGCTTAAATGCACGTATAAATCCCAATTCTAAATTGAAACGCTCTAAATCTAATTTTTCCTTAACTTTTTTAGCTTTAACTTCTGATCTAAAAGTTTGTGCTACAAGGTGTTCAAAAGTCTCTTCACTAATTACTACTTTAGAATCTTCGTTAACAGAAGTTTCTCCACGCTCCCATTTTTGCCTCATTTTCCATACATTTACTCTAGAAACTCCTAGTCTAGCTGCTATTTCTCCATCATTTAATGAGCCTTCTCTAAAATATGCAACATACTCATCAAAAGAGCGTTTAACTTTTTTCAAGGATATTTCTCTAAAGTAACAAAGTTATCAAATTATTACTCTAAATAGTAAAGCAATTTAATAAATTATTAACATAAACTGATAAATTCTTAATACTTATTAACCACTGATCTATATTTACAATATTCATTAAATTTAAATACATAAAAATACAACTTATTTGTCTTAAATCCTTTTAAATAGGTATGTTCTATTTTTAAAAGGAGCATAAAACTATGTCAAAAGCTTTAAACGAAATATATTGTCATTCTTGTGACAAGTCTATTAAAAAAGAAGCTGAAAATTTGTATTGCTTGTGGGGTTAAAAACAAACAAGTTAAAAAATGTTATACCAGATTGGTAGCAGCATTATACTACATATTTTTTTGGTTATTTAGGAGCTCATAGATTTTACGTGGGAAAAACGAGAACCGGTATTGCATTTTTATGTATAACTCTTTTTTATCTTTTACTTACCATATTTACCATAGGTATTGGCTCAATAATTACCATACCCGTATTAGCAATGCTGGAAATTATTGTTTTTATTGACCTAATAAGAATAATAATTAAAAAATTTTAATACAAATGAAAAACAAGACTATTTGTTAGTCTTGTTTTTGGTAATTTATGTTTTCGAAAACCATTCCTCTTTTAATTTAAAAACTAATTTTTGGGCAAATCAGCCAAAATTTGTTTTTAAATTTGTTTAAATGTACTTGATTTATCTTTAGAATATGTTTCTTTAAACTTACTTTGAGCTTCTTCTCCATACTTTTCAATATAGTCAATTTTATCAGAATCTAGTTGTATTAAATAATTAAAAATCGAATCTGAATACCCTCCTATAAGTCTAATCATACCCCCAGATAGTAAAATACTATCTGTGCTTATTTTAATTTTCATAAAATATTCTATAACATCAAGAGCATCCAAAAAAACAATTTTTCTTAAATTTCCTCTAATTCTAAGAGCATCGGAAAAAACAGGACTTTTTTCATACCCATTTTTAAAATCATAGTGTCTGGTCTTTTATTTATTAAATTAAAATCTTCTTCGGAAAAAGCTCTTTTGGTTTTTGAATAATTTTTTTCTATGTTTGCACTTAAACTTAATACAAATAAAAACAAAAATATTAAAAAATTAATTTTTTTCATATCCCCTCCTAGCTTTATTATCTATATTTCAGCAATATTACTTATAATAAAAAACAAGACTAACAACAAGTACTGCTTTTGAGAATTTATGTTTTCGAAAACCGTTTTTTACTATTTTTTATCGTCTAGCTTTTTAAGCTCTTCTTCAATATTTTTAAGCGCATCATCTATAACTTTTTTTACAAAATCATTAGTATTGGTGCCATCATTAGTAGAATAACTTCCATTTACACTTAATTTTCTAGCGTACAGCAAAGCTTCTCGTCCGATTTTGCCTTGATTTTTAACTTTATCAGCATTTTCTCCAGTTTCACTATCAACTTGTTTTTTAAACTCTTCAAATTTCTTTTTAACCTCTTCTAATTCTTTTTTTCTATCCTCTTTTGTCTTTTTTGAAATACCTTTAAAATCCTTTGATTTTTCTATTTTTTTTCAAACCCCTTTTCTTTTAATTCTGAATATTCATTAACACCTTGAGCTAATTGTTCATCAGCTTGCATTAATTCTTCTTTAACTTTTGAAGAAATTTCTGATCCGAGCTTTTTAATGCCCTCGGTCAATTCTTCTTTTTTTGTATCTAAAAATCCCTTAACTTGTTGTTCTGCATTTTCCACTGATATTTTTAAATCTTTACTACTTGCATAATTCTTACAAGTAATTATCAATGCAAAAACAACACAAATAATAAAAATTAAAAATGTTTATTTTTTTCTTCATAAGTTACTCCTGCTCCATAGATCTCAAGCTTAACACAATACCTAATAATTACAATTTTTAGTTTTTGATACAATGTAAATTGTAATTTTCACCTATTTTTATTACTTTTACTTAATTTAAAAGTAACATTTATAAGGAGCTCATTCTGTGGACTTGAATAAGTATCTTAATTTAAATAACGGTGATACAGATTTTTTACTTAAACTATTAAAAGATTATCAAAAAGTAGTCGATGAAAATAAAATTCTAAAAAATGCTCTAAAAAATTCACCTAAAAATAAAAAAGAAAATCTAAAACCTAACCCTAAATTTTGCTTAACTTCAAAAACTAGCAAACTAATTACAAAATGTATAAAACATCTAAAACAAACTGATCCAATATCTGGCTGGTTCGTACATCTACTTTCAATAAGTGGGTGTAGGGGCACTGAAATTCAAAAAGCAAAAATGGAAGATATTACCCAGTTATCAAGCAAAACTGGAGAAATTTATTACAATATAAAAGTAAATGTATCAAAAAAAAGAAGTATCGCTTGTATTAGAGAAATTGTCATTAGCTCTAAAGAGTACAATGCTATTCAAACAGCACATAAAAATCATTTCGAAGAAAAAAATATCGATACAAGGCGTACTTACCTTTTCCAAAAAACTAAACACAAGTTTAAAGACAATCAAATTAGTATTATCAATATTTCTAGAAAATTCAAAAATCTTCTTAAAAAATCGGGATTTAAAGCAAATAAATCTCTTCATTTATGTAGAATTTTATTTATTTTAAATTTGAAAACCAATGGTTATAATTCTTTTCAAATTAAAGAACTTATGAAATACTCTTCAACTCATGAAATTGATAATATCTACGAACTCTCTTCTGCAAACAAAATTCAAGCTTATAAATGTATAAAAAATAGTTTAAACTATAGTACAAACTATCTAAACTTAAAGATACGTTTTAAAGTTACCTTAAATTCTTTTCCACGTGGTTTTAAATCAAGTGAATCATATAATATTTCTTGTTCTTTTGTAGCAATAAAGTGAAATCCATTAACACCCTTAATTTTAACCTCGCTAATTTCAAACTCATTTGAAGATCCAAAATAACTAGAAGTTTCATATCTTGCGATACTCCTAATATATCCTAGTCCTAAAAACCTGTAATATGCTGCATTTATATCAAAAGCATTAAATTCGAGTTTCTTAAATAAGCTTGTATAGTAATGCAAACACAAAAAATAAGCGGCCCCACTTTTGTATCTCTACGAGCAAACCCTTATTACTTTGTTTTATTTTACCAATAATCATTGATTAACCTCCTATGTTAAATTATTTTTTTAATTTTTTAGTTTTAGTGCACCCATTCACATGGGGACACTATTTGCATACACTATATTGCTCATATTGCTCAGCAATAACACTTTGCTACTTATTGTTATAAGTCCTTTAAATCTATCTGCTATTGCTCTTTTCTTAGGATAATAGTTAAACACAAATTGTTTAAATCTGTAATTCACATGATTAATTAGTGAATATTTATCCAAAATATCATCAATTTTAATTTTTAGCAGTTCTTTTATAGGCTTTTCTCTTTTTTTGTTTTCATTTTAAATTTTGTTCAGTTCTACTTTTAAATTTTTAATTTCAAAAAAAGAACACTCAAGATTTATGGTAGACTGTTCGGTTTTAATCTCAAGATCTATACAATTAACATATTCTACAAATTCTTTTACCCAATTAAACTCAACTCCAACTCTTCAACAAGCTTAATAAACGTATCACTATCAATATTATTTGATATTACTAAATTAACATCATTTTTTTTAACAATTTAGTTTCTTAAATTGCAAACTTCTTATTCACATTTCCTAACAAATTCAAGCACTTTTGATATTAAAGAATCATTTCTTTTTATCTTACAATTAACCGGTGCAGCGTCTATTAAAAAAGAATAAATTGTAATGCTCAAGCCCAGTACATGACAACTGCATTTGTGCTTGCACATAGTATTTAAAAAAATATTTACTGATTAAAAAATTGCCATTTATACTGTACTCTTCAATGACGCTACTCATATAATTAGAATCGCTACTCTTAATCTCTAAAAGTTCTAAATCACCATTATTATTAAACCACCCATCAATTGTTGAACCCACTAAACTTTCAAAGTTACCCATTTTTTTAAATAATTATATTTATCAACACCATTGGCATATTTGTTTTTATACAAAACAGTAATATTATCACCGTGTGCCTTAACAAACTCTCTAAATCCTAAATTTTCTAATTCTTTACCTTTTAACATGTATAAATTCTCTTCAAAAGGCATGCTCATGCCAAAAAAAATATTTGAGCACTCTATTTACCATTAAGTCTTTTATCCAGCACCTCCAATTAAAACAGTGTCTACTTCACTAGCGCCATATTTATCTAGTTTGTTTCTTTGCTCACTAAAATTAAGATTTTTGTTAAATCTAAAACATTCTTTACTGCTTATTCCTGGTAATTTCTTGCCTATCTTACTTAATTTACTTTTTTCTTTAATTGGAAAAGATTTTTTTTAAATACTTCGCAGCCAATAAAGCTTCGTTGCTCAACATGCATTTTGGATTCTCCATTTATCTTGTTATTTACATTTTCTTGTTGATTTTTTTCTATGTTTGACATAATCGTCAACCTCCTGAAATTAGATTTATAAATAATTATATAGCAAAAACTATTTTTGTCAACTTTTAAAAAATAATAGGACTTTACTAAAAGCTCTTATTAAAAGCTTAATAAAACCCAGAGTTTAGGCTAATTTATTTAAAAAAATAAAAATTAAATATTTTTCAATTTATGATTAAAATCAATTTATAAAAGAGCAAAAATAAAATGTTATTATTTAAAAAATAAGCTTATACTACTTTGATATTTTGAAAAATTTTAATTATTCTCAATTAAAGAAATATTTATTGAATATAGAGTAAATAATTGGAGCAAGTGTTATTCCCGCTATTAGCATTACTTGTATTGTTCTATTACTTGCATTAAGTTCATTTTTTAAACTAGATATATCCTTTTGTAGGGTCTTTTCTACACCATCTATCTTGGCATTTACACTATCTATTTTCGCATTAAGCTCGTTTTTTATACTATCTATTTTAGTATTAAGTTCGTTTTTTACACTATCTATTTTAGTATCTAATCCAGATATATCTTTTTGAAAATTCTTTTCTACATTAATTATTTGTTGTTCTAAAGAATTCATTTTCTCTTTTATAACTTCAAAGTTGTAATTATCATTATGAAGAAAAACAAAATCTATTGCCTCCTCACTAAACCCCATATTTAAAAATTCATTTTTTATACTTTCTATATTGTATGTCCTATACGCTAAATTATTCATAAAGTCCCCATATTATCCTTTTAATTGTTTATACTTCTTTAAAAGTTTATTAATCAAATCTTTTTGATTTTCAAAAATCTCATGCATCATAAAACCTGTAAATTTGACATTACTCTTATAAAAATCGTAACTTTCTTTAGTTTTAAGTTGAAATCTTAACGGTTTTATTGAATTTTGTTTAGATTTTTTTAAACCACTTGGTGATTCTCTTAAAACCGCAATTGCTTTTGAAACGCCATTCTCTATTACATAAACTTCTTCTAAAATACCCTCTTGAATTGCATTCGCTATTTTTAAATAATCATACGCTTGGCTCCTTGCTAAGTGATAATCCTTGATAAAATCTTCAAATGTTCTATATCCATCTAATTTATAGTATTCGTTATCTTTTATCTCTTTTAATATCTTGATAACTTCCATTTTATAATAGATTTCTTGCTGGAAACTAGATTTTAATCTTTGCTTTAAATTTTTATATCGTTCTTCTGATTCATTTAACACCTCTAAGTTTTTTTTGTTTACTACTATATCCATGTATGGACTCCTTTTATTTAAAATAATAACCATGTCCAATTATCTGGACATGGTTATTATTTTAAACCTGCTTAATATATTTTTATACTCCAACATGTAATCTTTATCTAAGTTAAATAAATCGTCCTTTGCTATCTTTTTGTTTAAATCTTCCCTTTCCGAAACTAAGCCTAAAAAATTTTTATTATCTTTAAGCGAATTAAACAGTATCTTATGAGTATTATTTTTTTTAAATCTAGTTATTATTAAAAAAATTGGAATATCAATAGCTAAATCACTAATTGAAAACTTTAAAAGCTCCAAACTCTCAACTGCCCATTTTTCTGCTGTTATTGGGACTATTACATAATCACTACATACCAATGCATTAGTTAATGTATAATCTAAGCTGGGATTTGTGTCAATTATTATGTAATCATAGTTAAATTTCAAATTTAATAGCTGTTTCTGCAGCTTAATTTCCTTAAATGTTATAGCCTCTTTATTAAATTTGTGTAAACTTAGATAACTAGGTATTAAGCCTAAATTGTTATTAATATTTACAATTGAATTGTCAATTAATATATTTCCTTTTAAAACCTCATATATATTTTTTTCAAGTAAATCAAATTTACTTTCCATTATTTTTTTATAGAAATAACTAGTAACTGATGCTTGTGTATCCATATCAATTAAGAGAACTTTACAGTCATTGGCCAAAAGAGTTGCAAATATAATTGCACTTGTGCTTTTACCAACACCGCCCTTAATTGACGCAATTGTTATTATTTCAAGTTTTTTATTATCCATTTTGTAAGTGGTCCTTGTTCGGAATATTTTTTCCCATAAAATTCATATACTTGTTTTTCTAAATCTGTAAACATACTAAATAATATTTTATTGTAGTGGTTATTCATTCTCTCTTTGTCTAGAAAGCGATATAATCCCTTGAAATAGAAAAAAACACTACCTGCTTTAAATCTAACTTCCATATAATATGTCATTGCAAATCCATAAGATTTTCTAATTCCTTTTGCTTCATACTTTACAAAAGCTTTTTTAATTGGTTTTCTAAATCCATAAAAAATTCCAATAAACTTGTCCCCTTCTTTTATAGAGTACAAGTGGGTTTCTTGAACAATTCTTTCTCCATTATGTAAGGCCCTTAATGACATTTAAAACTTATGTTTTTTCTCATAAACTCCAAATTTGTATAAATCCATCATTATTTTTGCATGGTACATTGCTTTGCCATTCTCTTTTTCAATTTTTATAAATCTATCTTTATTTTGGCATTCAACTTTTTTTGTAGGTTCATCTGCGGTTTCCATGTTTAATCCTTACACAACCTTTTTGCTAAATTCTTTTAACTTTAAAGAAGTTTTTTCATTTTCTATTATTTCTAATAATTCATAATAATATTTATCGAATACTTTATTATATTCTAATTTCTTTTTGACATTTAAATAGTCTTTTAGAATTGGTTTTAAAACTTCAATTTCTGTAGTATTTTTTAGCCGCTCAATAAGAATATTAAAAATGTTTATCTTTATATGTTCGTAATTTTTTTGTGAATTTTCTTTTTTTATTTCAATTATTTTTTCTAACTTACGTTTTATGTTGTGTAAGTCTCTATATTTTTGATTTTCAATTATAAAATGGGGTTTTAATTTGTAATTTTCATATATTTTTTGAAAATTTTTTTTCAATTGTTCATAATTATATCCTTTTTTTTTTAATTCTTTTTGAATATTTATAAGTATTTCTTTCAATTTATTTTGCTTATTTTCAAAGAGCGGTTGATTTAAATCATTGTTTTTATTCTTTATTAGGCTGATTTCAATTTTTTTTATTGTTTTGAATATTTCAATCATAGTGTCTTGATTTAAATTTAAATTCAAAAGTGAGAGAGATTTTTTAGATAAAAATCTGCATTTATTATAATAGTTTATTATTTGAAACTTTTCTATCTGTTTATTTCTTTCTTCTTCTTCTATATTATTATTTTTATTACTTAAACACTCCTCCAAATTTACACTCCCCCTTAAAGGGAATTTGCCTAAATAGTGGTTGTCAACCCTTTTTTTAAATCTTGAGTGTTTTTTTTCTTTAAAGTATTGGTTTATCTTTTGGTAACACTCTTTTTTAGAAAAATTAAGTTTATAGTAAATTTCAGTACCACAATTTACTCCCAAGTGTTTGTGGTAGTTAGATGTGACTTTTAATTCTTTTTCTAATTTGTAAAGATATTTTTGCAATGTCTTTAACTTAATGGGATTTTGACCATTTCTTTTTAGATTTTTATTGAAGTAATAGAGTATGTTGCTTTGAGTATATTTTTGATATTTACTGTTTATGTACTTTAGTGTTGAGATAAGAACAATTAATTTGCGTTGGTGTTTGTTTTTGCAATTTGGACTTTTTTTATTGGTTGATATTGACATAATCGTCAACCTCCTGAGATTAGATTTATAATAATTACTATTATAATGCATAATTTTGATTTAAAAGTAAATATTTTCCTAAAAAATATCTAACTCTAATTATTAATATTAATACACTTTTTGTAATTTGGTAAAGATAAATTGATTTTAATTCTAAATTGGGCTACACTACAAATAGCGTAGTTGTGTAAGTATTGACATTTGCACCTACCTGAATTAGATAATTTGCAAAGAATAAAAATACAGTGGGATCTTAGCGAAATTCTTTATAAAGAGAGTTTGGTTAAGGCCCACTTTTTTTTGCAAAAATTTTTGTTAAAAAGTTGACAAAAATAGTTTTTGCCATATAATTATTTATAAATCTAATCTCAGGAGGTTGACGATTATGTCAAACACAAATAATATTTAAGCAGAAATTAAATTCTTAAATGATATGGACACTCTAATTATGAATTTACCAGGTATTGACAAAAGTCTTCAGGGACATAAGTATAAGTATCAGAATTTCAATGAAATAGTTAGAGAAATTAAAAACGTTATTAAAAAGCATAATTTGGATCTTTGTTTATGGCAATATCCAACTTCTAAAATTGTAGATGGTCAAAAGGAGCACATTATTAGGACCACATTTTTTAGTAAAAGTACTGGATATAGAAAATCATTTGATACACCAATTCTTACAGAAAATTCACAATACAATAATGAAAATGGGTTTAAAGTTACAAATACAGTGTATTAGCTGCTTAGTTCAACTATTACTTATGTCAAAAGGTACGCATTGGTTTCATTTCTCATGATAGAAA
This sequence is a window from Borreliella valaisiana VS116. Protein-coding genes within it:
- a CDS encoding type ISP restriction/modification enzyme, with the protein product MNNNESLFKKAKEYIANLRSTKLEEKTEHSNRTHLENLLNDFNKINQNSSIAIQHEPRRSKEGFGSPDYVVINNINNGIIGCVEVKKVEQNLNETLKSSQIGKYKNITRNILLTNYIEFIWIKDREVKLREVLLTKEELNSKNIKLDRNKLTKVINILDEFFNSHFEKIKSVKILATLLASKTRSLKEEIESNLKVNEEKLDLNIDEEKLGELNTLVSTCRILKESVYSNDFSISEFSDSIAQTITYGLFIARLNNKSNTEIDFSNIESFIPTNFSLIQNIIKLIKDIHKDSEFDCLKWILESIISIVNNIDTELIFNEFSFTSNKENSKDPYLYFYEDFLAKYDANLRKAKGVYYTPSSIVNFIVSSLNEILKGEFNLDKGFANKDKVTVLDFATGTGTFLLEVIRTIILKEIPKESGRQKDYINLHILKNLYGFEYLMAPYAVAHLKLSQYLKEICEVDFSSKDSRLKVYLTNTIDFKKQVDQKYLPLAFLKDITKETKEANKIKESKILVILGNPPYNAGSKNNNKYILDLIKKYKEIKNEPLNEKTISSLNDDYVKFIRFAENNIEDSNEGLIGIITNNGYLDNVTFRGMRFHLLNTFDEIYILNLHGDSRKKEKTDDGSSDQNVFDIQTGVAISIFIKHKNESKKNKLANVYYSSIKGKRKEKYEFLDNNNIFTTNFKKLEYKEPNYFFVKKDLNVENIYSEGISLKNIFIEFSIGASTAKDNIAIDYTKKELLDKLKNLVNLSEQDARNKYGIEKDTENWNLTKVQEFLKSTNIDPSYVKQITYKPFDNRFIYYSKSKGIVARPIYKTMKHILEVKDNIGIITTRLLSTSSFCHALIASVIVNRDCICSKSYFFPLYIKEDRGAFESIKKKNFNTTFKDFIKNKYSKEFTPEEILGYIYSILYSNIYRTRFIEFLKIDFPKIIFVDNVDTFLKLSKLGTKLINSHLLKDNLKLNNSIGNHTGDYNRIVEKITYKEDTKELYYNSTCCFTNVAKEVYEYEIGSYQVLKSYLKYRKGKELIINENEDEIEHLEKVIKVLSYTINVQKEIDEIIQNLKEFNE
- a CDS encoding chromosome replication/partitioning protein, which codes for MDIVVNKKNLEVLNESEERYKNLKQRLKSSFQQEIYYKMEVIKILKEIKDNEYYKLDGYRTFEDFIKDYHLARSQAYDYLKIANAIQEGILEEVYVIENGVSKAIAVLRESPSGLKKSKQNSIKPLRFQLKTKESYDFYKSNVKFTGFMMHEIFENQKDLINKLLKKYKQLKG
- the bdr gene encoding Bdr family repetitive protein encodes the protein MNNLAYRTYNIESIKNEFLNMGFSEEAIDFVFLHNDNYNFEVIKEKMNSLEQQIINVEKNFQKDISGLDTKIDSVKNELNTKIDSIKNELNAKIDSVNAKIDGVEKTLQKDISSLKNELNASNRTIQVMLIAGITLAPIIYSIFNKYFFN
- a CDS encoding ParA family protein; protein product: MDNKKLEIITIASIKGGVGKSTSAIIFATLLANDCKVLLIDMDTQASVTSYFYKKIMESKFDLLEKNIYEVLKGNILIDNSIVNINNNLGLIPSYLSLHKFNKEAITFKEIKLQKQLLNLKFNYDYIIIDTNPSLDYTLTNALVCSDYVIVPITAEKWAVESLELLKFSISDLAIDIPIFLIITRFKKNNTHKILFNSLKDNKNFLGLVSEREDLNKKIAKDDLFNLDKDYMLEYKNILSRFKIITMSR
- a CDS encoding tyrosine-type recombinase/integrase → MDLNKYLNLNNGDTDFLLKLLKDYQKVVDENKILKNALKNSPKNKKENLKPNPKFCLTSKTSKLITKCIKHLKQTDPISGWFVHLLSISGCRGTEIQKAKMEDITQLSSKTGEIYYNIKVNVSKKRSIACIREIVISSKEYNAIQTAHKNHFEEKNIDTRRTYLFQKTKHKFKDNQISIINISRKFKNLLKKSGFKANKSLHLCRILFILNLKTNGYNSFQIKELMKYSSTHEIDNIYELSSANKIQAYKCIKNSLNYSTNYLNLKIRFKVTLNSFPRGFKSSESYNISCSFVAIK